In Gossypium raimondii isolate GPD5lz chromosome 12, ASM2569854v1, whole genome shotgun sequence, a single window of DNA contains:
- the LOC105764224 gene encoding NAC domain-containing protein 73, whose translation MTWCNDCSDVQTIERSSPPSSHKTVIAQRHKDCLLRACPSCGHQIKYRDQGGIHDLPGLPAGVKFDPTDQELLEHLEGKVRSDARKLHPLIDEFIPTIEGENGICYTHPEKLPGVSKDGLVRHFFHRPSKAYTTGTRKRRKVHTDTEGGETRWHKTGKTRPVFIGGKVKGYKKILVLYTNYGKQRKPEKTNWVMHQYHLGNNEEEKDGELVISKVFYQTQPRQCGSIKDSLKLQSGHEASHHLKNNNNNGLVEFYNPSFISFDQGGQSRTNPTQLLPHFAVHDGSFIP comes from the exons ATGACTTGGTGCAATGACTGTAGTGATGTACAAACTATTGAGAGAAGCTCTCCTCCATCTTCTCATAAAACTGTTATTGCTCAAAGGCACAAAGATTGCCTACTCAGAGCATGTCCTTCTTGCGGTCATCAGATCAAATACCGTGATCAG GGTGGAATTCATGATTTGCCTGGATTACCTGCTGGAGTGAAGTTTGATCCAACAGATCAAGAGCTTCTTGAACATTTGGAAGGGAAGGTGCGCTCTGATGCTCGCAAGCTTCATCCTCTTATTGATGAATTTATCCCTACTATTGAAGGAGAGAATGGAATTTGCTACACTCATCCTGAGAAGTTGCCAG GAGTAAGCAAAGATGGCCTGGTTCGCCACTTCTTCCACCGGCCCTCCAAGGCATACACGACCGGGActaggaaaagaagaaaggtTCACACCGACACAGAAGGCGGAGAGACCCGGTGGCACAAAACAGGCAAGACCAGGCCAGTTTTCATTGGTGGAAAAGTTAAGGGGTACAAGAAGATCTTGGTGCTTTACACCAACTATGGGAAGCAAAGGAAACCCGAGAAAACCAATTGGGTGATGCACCAGTACCATCTTGGCAACAATGAAGAAGAGAAGGACGGTGAGCTTGTcatttcaaaagttttctacCAAACACAGCCTAGACAATGTGGTTCAATCAAGgactccctaaagttgcagagTGGACATGAAGCTTCTCATCACcttaagaataataataacaatgggCTTGTCGAGTTCTATAATccttcttttatttcctttgatCAAGGAGGCCAAAGCAGAACCAATCCAACACAGCTACTTCCCCACTTTGCAGTCCATGATGGGTCTTTCATTCCTTGA
- the LOC105764225 gene encoding zinc finger protein MAGPIE yields the protein MTEESISDVFVINPIPGSNPPVAKKKRNLPGTPDPEAEVIALSPKTLMATNRFLCEICGKGFQRDQNLQLHRRGHNLPWKLKQRSTKEVRKRVYVCPEKTCVHHHPSRALGDLTGIKKHFCRKHGEKKWKCDKCSKQYAVQSDWKAHSKTCGTREYKCDCGTLFSRRDSFITHRAFCDALAEETARVNAASSMHSNINHLMGNQIGPPMAQHFPPIFKPISSNNVTIDQTSCGLSLWMGQASQFHDSIPKSLQEIHQFGSVISGSIYSDPLVSISNPPASGYHLNWVLGNKVSPSHAEELTSTSLPLNNVKENGARLVSVPSLFSTQKLHSHQTTSANMSATALLQKAAQIGATSTDTSFLGSLGTKCSISQIQEGNKYSGLYVSNTPPTSFGSDLENSANDISNLNQLQMQPAKRQRLQNEDSSGGQTRDFLGVGVLPICHPSSINGWT from the exons ATGACAGAAGAATCAATTTCAGATGTTTTTGTGATAAATCCTATACCTGGATCCAATCCTCCAGttgcaaagaagaaaagaaacctACCAGGAACACCAG ATCCGGAAGCAGAAGTTATAGCCTTGTCCCCAAAGACTCTGATGGCAACCAACAGATTCTTGTGTGAAATATGCGGTAAGGGTTTCCAAAGAGACCAAAACCTTCAACTTCATCGGCGGGGACATAACCTTCCATGGAAGCTGAAGCAAAGGAGCACTAAAGAAGTAAGAAAACGCGTCTACGTGTGCCCTGAAAAGACCTGCGTGCATCACCATCCTTCAAGGGCTCTTGGGGACCTCACCGGTATAAAGAAACACTTCTGTCGGAAGCATGGAGAGAAGAAGTGGAAGTGCGACAAGTGCTCCAAGCAATACGCTGTGCAGTCAGATTGGAAAGCACACTCCAAAACCTGTGGCACCAGGGAATACAAATGCGACTGTGGTACTTTATTTTCAAG AAGAGATAGCTTCATCACTCATCGGGCCTTCTGCGATGCCCTGGCAGAGGAAACCGCTAGAGTAAATGCAGCTTCCAGCATGCATAGCAATATCAATCATCTCATGGGGAACCAAATAGGACCGCCCATGGCACAACATTTTCCCCCTATTTTCAAGCCAATTTCGAGCAATAACGTAACGATAGATCAAACTAGCTGTGGACTTTCTTTATGGATGGGCCAAGCATCTCAATTCCACGACTCAATTCCCAAAAGTCTCCAAGAGATTCATCAATTTGGTTCCGTGATTTCGGGATCCATATACAGTGATCCGCTAGTTTCAATTTCGAATCCTCCTGCATCTGGTTATCACTTAAATTGGGTGTTAGGCAATAAGGTGTCACCGAGTCATGCTGAAGAGCTAACAAGCACTTCCCTTCCTTTGAACAATGTCAAAGAAAATGGAGCTCGGCTTGTGAGTGTTCCTTCATTATTCAGCACCCAAAAGCTCCACTCTCATCAAACCACATCCGCAAATATGTCTGCCACAGCTTTGTTGCAGAAAGCCGCCCAAATTGGTGCTACTTCTACTGACACATCATTCCTAGGAAGCTTGGGAACCAAGTGTAGCATCAGTCAAATTCAAGAAGGGAACAAGTATAGTGGTCTGTATGTGTCAAACACTCCACCAACTAGTTTTGGAAGTGATTTAGAAAATTCAGCAAATGACATTTCCAATTTGAATCAACTGCAAATGCAGCCTGCAAAGCGTCAGCGCTTGCAGAACGAAGATAGTAGTGGCGGACAAACAAGAGACTTTTTGGGCGTCGGAGTACTGCCCATCTGTCACCCGTCTTCAATCAATGGATGGACATGA